The nucleotide sequence ggccccgcccccggcccggctGCGCCTGCTCAGCGGCCGGCCCGAGCGCCCGCGGGTGCCCATGGTAACGAACCCCGCGGTTTCCATGGTAACGGATGCCGCCGCCGCCATGATCCCGCCGCCGGACTCACTGCTGCGCTACGACACGCCCGTGCTTGTCACCCGCCGCACCGAGAAGCGCTCCCCGAGGGTGAGCAGGGCCCAGCAAGCCGCGGCGCCGTGGGCCGTGCTCCACCCGCTCCTACCGTGCTCTGTTCTCTCCGCAGGCCCCTCCGCTGCAGGGAACACCGTCGCCGCCCGCACCGACCGGGCCTGTCCCGCCAATCGCCGCCGAGTCCTCGAAGCGGGCGCAGGAGCTCCTCAACGCCATCCTGCCGCCGCGGTGAGCGGGGGCCGGGTCCACCCGCACCTGGCAGCTCCCGGACGGGCCCCTTTCGTGACTGCCTGTGTCTCTCGTGGCAGAGAATGGGGCAAGGAGAACCACCGGTGGGTGCAGGAGGTGTCCAGCGCGCCCGGCACCCGCCTGGACGTCGtccagctccaggagcagctcGACCTGCGGTTGCAGCAGCGGCAGGCGCGGGAGACTGGGATCTGCTCGGTGCGCCGGGAGCTCTACTCGCAGTGCTTCGGTCAGTGCCCTCTGTGGTCGGGGGGAGGCACCGCCCCGCACCCCTGAGCTCCTTGAGCCCTCCAAACCTACCGCCCCTCAGCGCTCCGCCTTCCAGAAAGTTGACTGCAGCTTCAGTCCccgcagggcagggctctgtaACCTTTACCACTGGCCGGGGCTCTCGGCTTCTACAGGGAGTATTTTACGGTAGCTGTTAACAACAGCTGACACTCGGATGTTGTAAAGACAGAACAGTGAAAGATGCAAAGAATATCAGCACTCTCTTGGTTGTACCTAACCCGATTACAGTAGCTTAAACTCCTTTCTGTTACCCACTCTTGCAGGCTGATGACCTGGTTCAGAGGCTGCCATGGGTTTGAGCAGGATtctcctggaggcttttaaCTTTTGAGGCTTCCAAATAACCAAAAAAGTCACATTTTTAGGAGTCTGCCATTAAAACTTTAGTGGATAAGCATCCCCATTGTCACCAAAGAGGCTGTGCCACCACCGATTTATTTCGTAGCACTTGATGCTACAGCTGGAATGTAACATCACAAAACCAATTATTATCTCTAGTGCCTGGTGCCTGCGGTGCAGAGAACAGGTAAAAGCCAACACTCTCTGGCCCCTGTGTgcacccagctgcacagcagcgaCTCTGACTGGgtccctgctccctctctcAGATGAGCTGATCCGGCAGACCACCATCGCCTGCGCCGAgcgtgggctgctgctgctgcgtgtCAGGGACGAGCTGCAGATGACGCTGGCTGCCTACCAGGCGCTGTAcgagagcagcacagcctttggCCTGCGCAAGgcgctgcaggctgagcaaggcAAGGCTGACATGGAGAAAAGGGTGAGTCGGGCTCTTTttcaccccagcctgcagctttcAGTACGACACAGCGGGAGGATGTGACAGCTCAGGTCCTCCGCGCAGTCAGTTGTCTATGGTTCCACAGGATGGCAGCAAAGATCGGCAAAACCCTGCCCTTGCCTTTCCCAAGCTTTAATTGCCCTCCGGGAATGACGTGCTGCTGTAGCTGGAAAGCTTGAATGTACAACATAGAACtttgcagcatcacagaatgtcaggttggaaaggaccccaaggatcacatctggtccaacctttctaggttaACAGTAGAGTTGAAATTAGCtgacccagcaccctgtcaagttgAGTCTTGAAACTGTCCAGTGTAGGAGAATCCACTGCTTCTCTTGGGAGAtgtttccaatgcctgactgttctcatggtgaaaaatgtGTTTCTGGAGTCCAGTTGGAATCCCTGCAGCACTAACTCATACCCATTaccctttgtcttctctctctgtctccttgTAAAAAGAGAGTCTCCCACCTCTTGCTACcaaccctttatgtactggtacAGAATTTGTCCCATCTTAGCTGAAAAGGTGACTAACAAACAAAACTAGAGAGATCTGTGCTCTTTTCCAAGattgcagagctgga is from Dryobates pubescens isolate bDryPub1 chromosome 20, bDryPub1.pri, whole genome shotgun sequence and encodes:
- the DNALI1 gene encoding axonemal dynein light intermediate polypeptide 1; translation: MIPPPDSLLRYDTPVLVTRRTEKRSPRAPPLQGTPSPPAPTGPVPPIAAESSKRAQELLNAILPPREWGKENHRWVQEVSSAPGTRLDVVQLQEQLDLRLQQRQARETGICSVRRELYSQCFDELIRQTTIACAERGLLLLRVRDELQMTLAAYQALYESSTAFGLRKALQAEQGKADMEKRIAELEEEKQELERQVSEQKALCAATEKREDEKRQIEEKKHSEEVQILKKMNQQLKAQLESIVAANK